Part of the Paenibacillus sp. FSL R7-0273 genome is shown below.
TAGGTAAAACAACTTTCCTAGAACACTACTTGGAACGTTTTCCACGCCAAGAAATGGACGATTATACGAAGGTACCTATCCTATACGTAAAGGTGCCTCCAAGAGCTAAGTCACCAAAAAGTGTAGCCTCTAAAATTTTGTATCACCTGGGAGATATTTTTTTTGATACAGGTACGGAGGAGAATATGACAGGACGGATACAGCATTTCGTTCGAGAATGTAATATTGAAATGATTATCCTTGATGAATTTCAGCATTTAATTGATCGAGATACTCAGCATGTACTTGCTTTAGCATCAGATTGGTTGAAAACCCTCGCTGAGGAGATTCAGATACCGGTTGTATTGTGTGGATTGCCAGAATCTCAGAGAATCTTTGAACATAATGAACAGTTAGATGGGAGATATTCGAATCGTATTTTCCTTGAACCTTTTTATTTTAGTTCTCCAGAAGAGCAGATTGAGTTCCGTATGTTTCTGAAGTATCTGGATGCTGAACTCCCCTTTTCTGAAAGTTCAAATCTTAGTGATCCACAATTAGCAGCAAAAATTTATTATTTTTCACATGGAGTTCCTAGGTATATTAAAGATTTAGTAAAAGAAGCTACTAAAATTTCACTGCGTCAAGGAAAAGATTGCATTACCGAATCTTCTTTAAGGGATGCATGCTACCGAATTACACGTTCATCTCGCCCATATGCTTTGATTCCGTTTGACAATAACAAATTTGACTTAGCAGAATGGTTAGATGTTGAGGATAAAAAGAATCAAGCTTTTATAAAAGAATCCCAGGAGGAAGCCAAAGAACGACGGAGAAGAAAGAAGAAAAAAGCAACTCATTAAAAACAAAAAATATACTTCAAAAAGAGTATTTGCAAACCTGCAAATGCTCTTTTTGCGTTAGGAAATATGAGTGTTTTATTAAGAAGAATTGGAGATACTAGAATTAGAGTGAGATTTATAGATCCTAACTAACTATTAGATCATTATTTACTAGCCTCTTATCTTTTTTATATGAATAGGAAGGTGTCAATCAAGATGAAAAGATTAATTAAGCATCCAAAGTATATTGAAGGAGAGAGCTTGGCAGGTTATACATATCGGCTTTCCAAAGAGAATAGATACTCAGGAATTACAAACCTGGCAAAAAAATTAAACTGTCATTCATTACAAATAAACAAAAATGAATTTAATCATACTATGATCAGGAGATTAAGCCAACTCTCAGATAATCCAATTGAGAGTTTAAAATCTGGTTCTACAAATACAGTTAGATTAATGTTAGGTGATACATTATACAATCATATGATTCAACGGCATAGAATTAAATACTGCCCAATTTGTATTGAGAAGGGTGAACTTAGACATAAATGGTACTGGTCACTTTATCCTTATACTGTATGTCTTGAACATTCGGTTTTACTTATAGACAGGTGTTCCTTCTGCCAATCCTATATTGGGATAAAAGATTTTATGTATGGTAAATGTTCTAAGTGCAATTTCTCTTACAAGAAAGCTGTGACCCAAAAAGTTGATCAGAGTAGCAT
Proteins encoded:
- a CDS encoding TniB family NTP-binding protein, with amino-acid sequence MTDKTREFSSLNSKPASFKKYATRVEHVKKIVIEHPRFNEAMKLLEEVHELSKESVLAEGLFICGRTGVGKTTFLEHYLERFPRQEMDDYTKVPILYVKVPPRAKSPKSVASKILYHLGDIFFDTGTEENMTGRIQHFVRECNIEMIILDEFQHLIDRDTQHVLALASDWLKTLAEEIQIPVVLCGLPESQRIFEHNEQLDGRYSNRIFLEPFYFSSPEEQIEFRMFLKYLDAELPFSESSNLSDPQLAAKIYYFSHGVPRYIKDLVKEATKISLRQGKDCITESSLRDACYRITRSSRPYALIPFDNNKFDLAEWLDVEDKKNQAFIKESQEEAKERRRRKKKKATH